One Vicia villosa cultivar HV-30 ecotype Madison, WI linkage group LG5, Vvil1.0, whole genome shotgun sequence genomic window, GCCTACCAAAGAACACCTCATGCATGCCCTTCTTGCCAAGCCCGACCCATTTTTGGCCAGTAGCCATGCTGGGTGTTTAGTTCTTTCTGCTTTTACTGGCCACCAGATTTTGGGCAGTTTCACGTTGTGGTGATTAAGACCTTTCATTTAGCCTAATTCTTTATAAACCGGTGCCTTGCCATTCCAATCACCCCATGAGCTTTAGCTGCCAGAGTTATGATAGAAACCAATTGATATAGAATAAGAAATAGGGAAACTCCCTTTGATTACAGAATGATATTGCAAAACTTCGAGGGTTTGCACCTCCCAAATGCCAAAATGGcccttttcctatccaatttcaCGATGATAAATTCTTCCCTGTCTTCCCTTATATATTCTAAACATAAACACACAGAAATAACTCTTCACTAATCACTTTCATAATGATAACTCTATGAACTCGGCATTTGGAAAGTCCTCTTTAAGGAGAGAAGCTATTAACATAAGCAATTTGATTCAGATGCCAGATAGTCTGAACCCCGATCAGAACATAAAAGAGGGGAAAAGGGGTAAAGTAAATTAAGGAAATAAAGGTTATATTCATTTTGGAACTGTAGAAGGTATACCATTTCTCACATCCAATATAATGTTATTTCTGTTGGTATAATCTTTTGAATGCGGATCATTTTTATTGATGACTTCTAATCTCTTTCTCCATTCTGAAGGTGATAAAGGTAATGCCCGCATTGAAGGATCGAGCAATGAAAGATCTGATATGCCACCTTTAAACTGTAGATAAATAAGTTGATAGTGTTGTTGTAAGGCTGCAGCTATGTATCATATACATAAAGACACTAACATGTTTTGATGGAGGGTTTTGGAGAGGAGGACTTATTTTTATTAAAGCTCTAAAATGTTGCCATAAAGATTTGTGTTAGAACTGTCATATGATTATCTATCCTATTATTCTTTCAACTTTTTAAAGCTTTAAATATATATACCAAAATATACTTAGTCCTTCAAAATTCTCCCCTCCAAAGCAATCAATTTGGAAAGTCCTTTAAAATAAGACTTGCCTGTACTAATGAAGGCTTATAGCGCAACTTCAATGATGGAAAGGTGTGTCCAGTTTGTGATGGAGATATCTGAACGAGGATGTCGGAAAACCTGCTATCCTCTTTTATCCAGTTGACATACGCCATAGCGTCTTTTGATGGCCCACTATACTGGAGTAATAATATACCACATCAAAACACTGCCTGGAAGACTTTCCAATCGGATTATAGAAATAAATACCTGCGCATTAATCCCTTGTTCATTCAAATAAACTCTTCCATTGATGTCTAGACCCTGTCATGTCaaaggaaaattaaaattaattaaagcgTGAAAAAGAGAGAACCTCCGATtccaagaaagagaaaacctcCAATTCCAAGAAAGAGAGGTGTTTGGCGACTTGTTGCTGTGGGTTTTTGATGAACACAAAATGGTAGAAATTAACCACAACAAAATCCCTTGAACTTGACGACGACGACGGTTGTTGTAGTTGAGCAGCCAACGGCGGGTTCCGATGAATAACAAGAGTGGAgttgttgaatttgaattttaACAAAGGCTTTTGAAATTGAAACACCGcacttttattattattgctGAATAAACCTACAGGAGGAGGAGCGAGTGACAGTGTGATAACCTCGCTGCACCACCCCATCCTCCCGTTAACACTGAACACACCACCAAATACCAAAGCGAGTGCTattaagagcatctccaatggtgcaacccatttttgggttctttatgggtcccactagccacatcatcttaaaataatttttataatttttattttaattgtataattctaaaaagttattattgggcccacaactttacctaataaactaatttgattgggtaccacaattttttcatagttgcattgcaatgcaatggtactatgatgtggcatgtctaggtggagaactCAAAAGAAAATACCACCATTGAAGATGCTCTAATGCATGTTAATACATCTCCAATGGACAACTCTTGGTCcccctatttagcattttttttgattttgatcCCCCCACTttcaaaaccaccattttagtcCCTAATTTAAGTTTGTTGCTTGAATTTAGTCCCTCAGTCAATTTGGGACAGATTTTTTATGACGTGGCGTGTTTTTATATGAGCTGGCATTTTGAAACAAAATCCACGTCATTTTCCTCCATTAAAATcactaatataatataataatgaaATATTAATTATGGAAATTCTTTTTTcccaatttaatttaattagaaattagggttttctcataATCCATTCATTACTCTGAAATTTCCCAAGAACCATAAACACAATGAAGAGAGGAACAACGAACAACCCTAGGCTGCTGTGAGAAATTGTCTGAAATCATCTCGTTCGTCTCGTTTTCGTTTCCATTTTCACACTGTTCATCTCGTTTTCGTTTTCGTTTTCGTTTTCATCTGAACAACGAACAACCCTCTGCGTTTACTGAACTTACGCTGTTCGTTTCATCAGTTGAAGAAATGGCGACCCCAAGCTTCGTTTCCAGGTAACTCTTTCTTGGTTCGTCCTTTTCACTAAGCCATTCGGTCTTTGTTTATGATGTGTTTCATATGCTTCTATTGCTTATGACGTGGTTGTAGTTCTGAATTGTTTATGATGTGGTCccaattttgaattgtaaatgaTGTGGTCCCAATTCTGAATTGTTTATGATGTGGTCCCAAATCTGAATTTTTAAACTGTTATGTGGTCCCAGATTATGTGGTCCCAGATTCTGAATAGTTTAAGTTGTTTGATTTATAAAGTGTTGAACATGTCACGTGAGTTAGTTGTGTTCTGTTGCAGGCCATCCAAAAGTCAATATGTGAGACTCCGAATACATCATCGGGGAAAAAGAAGGTTGACAAAGTGGCTGGACAAACGGTCATTGAAGGAGGATCCCAAGCACCGCCATCAACCCAAGAATAGTTACTTTGTTGTTTGATATATTCTGTTGTTAGCTGTTTTGTAATGACCAAACATTTTGGGTCATTTTTAAACTTGAATTAGGCTGGCTGTTATGTTCTTGTTGTATGCTGTTATGCTGTTAGGTACCCTACTGTTACGTGGTTGTGCAATACTGTTATTTTGGTAACTATGCTTCTATTGTGTTCTGGCCTTAGTATGTAATTTTGGTGAGTATACTGTTATTTTGGTAACTAAACCATGATGTTATGATAGAAACTATGCTTCTTTGTATGTATTTTTAATGACATGGTGTTTTTCAAAAGGCAAATAAACACACCATGATGTTATGATAGAAACAGGTTACTTTGGTATGGTGTTTTTCAAAAGCCAATTACACACACCATGATGTTTTTTTCACATGGTTGTGCATGACAGAAACAAGTTATTTTAATATGGTGTTTTTCAAAAGCCAACTACACACCATGATGTTTTTCACGTGGTTGTTTTAGTATGGTGTTTTAATATGGTGTTTTCACTTCGAAACACATTTCATTATAACAATTTTAACAGAAATGTTATGACACAAACATGTTTCAACAGGAATGTTATGATAGAAACAGGAATGGTGTTTTTCACTTCCAAACAATTTCATTAAAACAGGTTATAaccattttattaaaacacaattAAAACAGTGCAATTTCTTTATAAGTCAGGTTACAACCATTTCACTAAAGATACAATAACAGGTTACAAACATTTCATTTAAGAGACAAGGCATTTTACAACCATTTAAATCCATTGGAGTATCTCATTTAACTACATATGTTGCAACCAGTACAAAGACCCCTAATATTACAAACACCATACAAAAACCAACAAAATAGGACATAAACTTAATCTTCATCTGCAGAAATTCTTCCCTATTCTTGGTGTCCCTAAATAAGTCCACAAGTTCGTCGTTCCTGTCTTTCAAACTTCTAATCACATCTTTTGCTCGGCCGCTCATGTCTTCGTCATACCATTGAAAGTAGTTACATTGTTTTTTCTTCATCACTTTGTAATTACCACATCCATTAAATCTTCTTCCTGGATTCTCGTAAGTCCACGAAGTCATCAACGGAGATTCAAGGCCACACCAACATCTACCACCTCTTCTTCTAGCACCGGATAAATTTGAGGAGGCAAAAGAGAAATTTGTTTCTGACATTTTTGGGTGTAATACGAAATGGTTAGGAAAGATAGAGAAGAAGATTTGAACAAAGAGAAAAAAATGTTGGATCTAAGGAATGGTGAAGAAGGCTAGAATGTTGGCGGTAGGGTGGAAGAAAGCTGCTGGAAGCTTAATCTGAAACGTGAAGAGGCATTTAGGGTTTTGTGAGAAATATATAGTACAATataaaattggcttaaattaattgacattattttaattaatgaaaattttaaataaaatatgaaataaaacaattaatttaattaatatttaaatgaccTGGCGTTGACACATCATATAAAAACACGCCACGTCATAAAAAATCTGTCCCAAATTGACTGAGGGACTAAATTCAAGCAACAAACTTAAATTAGGgactaaaatggtggttttgaaAGTGGGGGgatcaaaatcaaaaaaaatgctaaatagggggaccaa contains:
- the LOC131603916 gene encoding rhodanese-like domain-containing protein 8, chloroplastic isoform X2 yields the protein MGWCSEVITLSLAPPPVGLFSNNNKSAVFQFQKPLLKFKFNNSTLVIHRNPPLAAQLQQPSSSSSSRDFVVVNFYHFVFIKNPQQQVAKHLSFLELEGLDINGRVYLNEQGINAQYSGPSKDAMAYVNWIKEDSRFSDILVQISPSQTGHTFPSLKLRYKPSLVQFKGGISDLSLLDPSMRALPLSPSEWRKRLEVINKNDPHSKDYTNRNNIILDVRNGYEWDIGHFRGAQRPNVDCFRSTSFGLSQEITASDPLSNVDKENANILMYCTGGIRCDVYSTILRQHGFQNLYTLKGGVSHYIKNEGAAEWIGNLFVFDSRLSLPPPVYYPQAIPEGRMTPVSRDDKFAKCYICNVEVSELRHRNCANLDCNLLFLCCRKCVKDLRGCCCLTCTTAPRLRPALIGEQRYRKWHIYRDMDLQGKGN
- the LOC131603916 gene encoding rhodanese-like domain-containing protein 8, chloroplastic isoform X1, which translates into the protein MGWCSEVITLSLAPPPVGLFSNNNKSAVFQFQKPLLKFKFNNSTLVIHRNPPLAAQLQQPSSSSSSRDFVVVNFYHFVFIKNPQQQVAKHLSFLELEGLDINGRVYLNEQGINAQYSGPSKDAMAYVNWIKEDSRFSDILVQISPSQTGHTFPSLKLRYKPSLVQFKGGISDLSLLDPSMRALPLSPSEWRKRLEVINKNDPHSKDYTNRNNIILDVRNGYEWDIGHFRGAQRPNVDCFRSTSFGLSQEKITASDPLSNVDKENANILMYCTGGIRCDVYSTILRQHGFQNLYTLKGGVSHYIKNEGAAEWIGNLFVFDSRLSLPPPVYYPQAIPEGRMTPVSRDDKFAKCYICNVEVSELRHRNCANLDCNLLFLCCRKCVKDLRGCCCLTCTTAPRLRPALIGEQRYRKWHIYRDMDLQGKGN